A window from Bactrocera dorsalis isolate Fly_Bdor unplaced genomic scaffold, ASM2337382v1 BdCtg016, whole genome shotgun sequence encodes these proteins:
- the LOC105232563 gene encoding dorsal-ventral patterning protein tolloid: MLNMPRKPVNTNEAKSRLPLRISAFNGGSGYGRGSLLSCSHYTLLLATAILVLISAHAKSALLYDNNDNNSNDNNNNNNTNSNFNNIFSTKDATELPPQKAVQPLSPSPPFSPLSGNVDGIERPLQLRENVIIPVDTVLGVQFMEEHPHNANIQNHKQREEQHKHSIQEERNGAEQLLQIESQSPHHQHHSRTHRQHYREHPHLTIQQKRGGFEAQSPSQLPEDILYEPEVAHIHHYAHNMLNNHHYQSKYTIEELMNMKIQNRLSDDIDMDPCKAGGFMGDIALPDINYDGDPIVAHTFVIPLKKRLDNGGGNESSAKQDKYEDDDADAGQWQSDSATNKPITPIKFNASFQQELEILKQEVYHEGLQVEEEGLTHIIRKKTKLPSTRFDFKDSKNELSSNDPALSANEPVKPRSFSSNTNYLMKNLKNEVITNSKDNSNGNGNHYKHNPAYQPVDGSVFNEKPGSSDKSTDTDTNKTHPLSVSQQQKLRQRALSSGNGGTGGLYTQPGKATTFDANGKVESIALHRSGEYFGPSVSNERSIDAEKLRKSLFGISNRNVDQRKIQSNTKDIDVDAGNNFVAERRMVILPTSLPTQRSTLPNVYSNAGGNGMKLDDVDFLHPEGPVRRRHRRGRKHRRSSDFRHTDFNIKLQRLKEELNRPVHTAHEYQTQVHREMHSITKLHTQNNKKVAKIKAENTDDANARLLELEYERHNQQLMTEWQQQHNQTKNFNYSSHQGDGTGGMARSVVEVNANTAGKSDNKVKASLEMELQNAENSRLSRSRNRIVRAVTAKKERIWDYGVIPYEIDGNFSGLHKALFKQAMRHWENSTCIKFIERDPEIHPNYIVFTVRSCGCCSFVGKRGNGAQAISIGRNCDKFGIVVHELGHVVGFWHEHTRPDREKHVVIEHNNIMKGQDYNFNKLTPEEVDSLGLPYDYDSIMHYARNTFSKGTYLDTILPIEVKGKKRPEIGQRLRLSAGDIAQANLLYKCPKCGRTFQENTGIFASPSYYTAGALTNETEICEWRITATHGERVVLKLENMNIFKSNNCQTDYLEVRDGYYIKSPLIKRFCGKVNGEILKTESSRMLLTYVNTHRMEGYRGFKAEFDVICGGEMSVDDSEGRLESPNYPLDYLPSKECVWKITVPRGYQVALKFQSFEVENHDSCVYDYVEVRDGATEDSQLIGVFCGYKPPPNMKSSGNAMYVKFLSDSSVQKAGFSAIFMKEVDECETQNHGCEHDCINTLGGYECSCHIGYELHSDKKHCEDACGGVIEYPNGTISSPSFPDTYPVLKECIWEIIAPPKHKISLNFTHFDLEGNTQQQTDCGYDSVTVYSKLSENRLKRIGTYCGTAIPPTATSEGNALRIEFHSDKTIQGTGFAAVFFTDIDECSTNNGGCQHECRNTIGSYMCFCHNGYSLHENGHDCKEGECKHEISAPFGTIYSPNFPDLYPPNADCVWHFSTTPGHRIKLIFNEFNVESHQECAYDNVAVYDGESESSSLLGHFCGDKIPYPISSTTNQLYMVFKTDKNKQMAGFTAIHSTSCGGYLRATNQIQQFYSHALFGNRNYNENMDCEWTIQAPASSNVQLLFLTFDIEASENCTYDYVQVYSGMEDTSGPMYGQYCGNTLPQDIISLTDSLLVRFKTDDTVTMKGFSASYVAVDPFENSEEDFNSYSAERATPFPGSLKSIYEDSDEYGDFSENQLIARPRGRYYNNF, translated from the exons ATGTTAAACATGCCGCGAAAACCGGTGAACACAAATGAAGCCAAAAGTAGATTACCATTGCGAATAAGTGCATTTAATGGCGGAAGCGGATATGGCCGTGGGAGCCTGTTGAGCTGCTCCCACTATACCCTGCTGCTGGCGACCGCAATTTTAGTCTTAATCAGTGCCCATGCCAAGAGCGCACTACTATATGACAATAATGATAACAATAGCAacgataataacaacaacaacaatactaacagcaatttcaacaatattttttcaacaaaggATGCCACCGAGCTGCCGCCACAGAAGGCTGTCCAACCATTGTCGCCATCTCCACCATTTTCGCCATTGTCTGGGAATGTGGATGGTATAGAAAGACCGTTACAATTGAGGGAAAATGTTATAATTCCTGTGGACACCGTGCTCGGAGTGCAATTTATGGAAGAACATCCGCACAACGCGAACATACAGAATCATAAACAACGAGAGGAACAGCACAAGCATTCCATTCAGGAGGAGCGAAATGGGGCGGAACAACTGTTGCAGATAGAATCGCAATCACCGCACCATCAGCACCACAGCCGCACTCATCGCCAACATTATCGTGAGCACCCCCACCTCACGATTCAGCAAAAACGTGGAGGGTTCGAGGCACAATCACCGTCACAGTTACCAGAGGATATTCTGTACGAACCGGAAGTTGCTCACATACACCATTATGCGCACAACATGCTAAACAATCATCATTATCAAAGCAAATATACTATTGAGGAATTAATGAAcatgaaaatacaaaatcgACTCTCTGATGATATCGACATGGACCCGTGCAAAGCCG GTGGGTTCATGGGTGATATCGCCTTACCCGACATTAATTATGATGGTGACCCTATTGTTGCACATACTTTTGTTATTCCATTGAAAAAAAGACTTGATAATGGTGGCGGCAATGAAAGTTCAGCCAAACAAGATAAATATGAAGACGATGACGCTGACGCCGGACAATGGCAATCAGATTCTGCCACAAACAAACCAATCACCCCCATTAAATTCAACGCATCTTTTCAGCAAGAATTGGAAATTCTAAAGCAGGAAGTGTATCACGAAGGATTGCAAGTGGAAGAGGAGGGCCTAACTCATATAATCCGAAAGAAAACCAAACTGCCGAGCACGCGATTTGACTTCAAGGACAGTAAAAACGAGCTTAGTAGCAATGATCCGGCTTTG TCGGCCAATGAACCGGTAAAACCCAGAAGCTTTTCTTCGAATACAAATTATTTGATGAAGAACTTGAAAAATGAAGTTATCACCAACAGCAAGGATAATAGTAATGGAAACGGCAACCATTATAAACATAACCCCGCTTATCAACCGGTGGATGGATCTGTTTTTAATGAGAAGCCAGGAAGTAGTGACAAATCAACAGATACCGACACGAACAAAACACATCCACTATCTGTAAGCCAGCAACAAAAATTGCGTCAACGGGCTCTCAGCAGCGGGAATGGAGGAACCGGTGGATTATATACGCAACCCGGGAAGGCAACAACTTTCGACGCTAATGGTAAAGTAGAGTCAATTGCGCTTCATCGAAGTGGCGAGTATTTCGGACCATCAGTAAGTAACGAGAGATCGATCGATGCAGAAAAACTGCGCAAAAGTTTATTTGGAATTAGTAATCGTAATGTTGATCAACGCAAAATACAGTCGAATACAAAAGATATTGATGTGGATGCGGGTAATAATTTTGTCGCTGAACGTCGTATGGTTATACTGCCGACGTCGTTGCCTACGCAGCGTTCGACATTGCCAAATGTTTATAGTAATGCTGGAGGTAATGGCATGAAACTGGACGATGTAGATTTTTTGCATCCCGAAGGCCCCGTGCGACGACGACATAGACGTGGACGCAAGCATCG ACGAAGTTCAGACTTTCGGCACACTGACTTCAACATAAAGCTCCAACGCCTAAAGGAGGAACTCAATCGTCCAGTTCATACCGCTCACGAATATCAAACACAAGTGCACCGTGAGATGCACTCAATTACCAAACTCCAcacacaaaataacaaaaaagttgctaaaattAAAGCCGAAAACACAGATGATGCCAATGCTCGGCTACTGGAACTGGAGTACGAACGACATAACCAACAGCTGATGACagaatggcaacaacaacataaccagaccaaaaatttcaattattcttCACATCAAGGCGATGGAACGGGAGGTATGGCTAGAAGCGTTGTCGAAGTAAACGCAAATACGGCTGGGAAAAGTGACAACAAAGTGAAAGCATCATTAGAAATGGAACTGCAAAATGCTGA AAATTCAAGGCTATCAAGAAGTCGCAATCGCATAGTACGTGCTGTGACAGCCAAGAAGGAGCGCATCTGGGATTATGGTGTCATTCCGTATGAGATCGATGGTAACTTTAGTGGCCTCCACAAGGCTCTCTTCAAACAGGCAATGAGACATTGGGAAAACTCCACTTGCATCAAATTCATCGAACGTGATCCGGAAATACATCCCAATTATATTGTATTCACGGTGCGCAGTTGTGG GTGCTGTTCATTTGTTGGTAAACGCGGCAATGGAGCACAAGCTATATCAATCGGTCGCAATTGCGACAAATTCGGCATTGTAGTGCACGAACTGGGCCATGTCGTTGGCTTTTGGCACGAGCACACACGGCCTGATCGCGAAAAGCACGTCGTCATTGAGCACAACAACATTATGAAGGGGCAAGACTATAACTTTAACAAACTGACCCCGGAGGAAGTTGACTCGTTGGGGCTACCGTACGACTATGATTCCATTATGCATTATGCGCGGAATACGTTCTCCAAAGGTACATATCTGGATACGATACTTCCTATTGAAGTAAAGGGTAAGAAGCGTCCCGAAATCGGTCAACGTTTACGCTTAAGTGCCGGTGATATTGCACAAGCAAATTTGCTATACAAGTGTCCCAAGTGTGGTCGAACATTTCAAGAAAATACCGGTATATTCGCTAGTCCATCGTACTACACAGCTGGCGCATTAACGAACGAGACTGAGATCTGTGAATGGCGTATCACAGCTACACATGGCGAACGTGTAGTATTGAAATTGGAGAATATG aatatttttaaatcaaacaaTTGTCAAACTGATTACTTGGAAGTACGTGATGGCTATTACATAAAATCCCCTCTGATTAAACGCTTCTGTGGTAAAGTAAATGGGGAGATTCTAAAAACGGAGTCGAGTCGCATGCTCCTGACATATGTTAATACGCATCGGATGGAAGGCTATCGCGGTTTTAAGGCTGAATTCGATG TAATATGTGGTGGTGAAATGTCTGTTGACGATTCCGAGGGACGCCTAGAATCGCCCAATTACCCATTGGATTACCTGCCAAGCAAAGAATGTGTGTGGAAAATCACCGTTCCGAGAGGTTATCAAGTGGCACTCAAATTCCAATCGTTCGAAGTAGAGAATCATGACAGTTGCGTGTACGATTACGTCGAGGTGCGAGACGGTGCAACGGAGGACTCGCAGCTGATTGGAGTCTTTTGCGGCTACAAACCTCCACCAAACATGAA ATCAAGCGGCAATGCTATGTACGTGAAGTTCCTATCAGATTCATCCGTACAAAAAGCCGGCTTCTCAGCTATTTTCATGAAGGAGGTGGACGAATGCGAGACTCAGAATCATGGCTGCGAACATGACTGTATTAATACCCTAGGTGGCTACGAGTGTAGCTGTCATATTGGCTATGAGCTACATAGCGATAAGAAACATTGTGAAG ATGCATGCGGTGGTGTGATCGAGTATCCGAATGGCACAATCAGTTCACCATCGTTCCCAGACACATACCCGGTGTTGAAGGAATGCATTTGGGAAATAATAGCTCCACCAAAACACAAGATATCATTGAACTTCACACATTTCGATCTCGAGGGCAATACTCAACAGCAAACTGATTGTGGATATGACTCGGTGACCGTGTATTCAAAATTGAGCGAGAATCGATTGAAGCGCATAGGTACGTATTGTGGCACCGCCATCCCACCCACCGCCACATCCGAGGGCAATGCGCTGCGTATTGAATTCCATTCGGATAAGACTATACAAGGCACCGGATTCGCTGCGGTGTTTTTCACTGATATCGACGAATGTTCTACCAACAATGGCGGCTGTCAGCATGAATGCCGCAATACTATCGGCTCGTATATGTGCTTCTGCCACAATGGTTATTCGCTGCATGAGAATGGACACGACTGCAAGGAGGGTGAGTGCAAGCACGAAATATCCGCTCCTTTTGGCACCATTTATAGTCCGAATTTCCCGGATCTCTACCCGCCGAATGCTGATTGCGTATGGCACTTTTCAACGACGCCAGGCCATCGCATCAAGTTAATATTCAATGAATTTAATGTGGAATCGCATCAG GAATGCGCGTACGACAATGTCGCAGTGTACGATGGTGAATCAGAGAGCAGTTCTCTGTTGGGCCACTTTTGTGGCGACAAAATACCTTATCCAATCTCGTCTACAACAAATCAGCTGTATATGGTATTCAAAACggataaaaataaacaaatggcTGGATTTACGGCAATACACTCAACAT CTTGTGGCGGTTATTTGCGTGCCACAAATCAAATACAGCAATTCTACTCGCATGCTCTCTTCGGCAACCGCAATTACAACGAAAATATGGATTGCGAGTGGACGATTCAAGCACCGGCCAGCAGCAATGTACAGTTACTATTCCTTACATTCGATATTGAGGCTAGCGAAAACTGCACTTACGATTATGTGCAGGTGTATTCGGGTATGGAGGACACCAGTGGCCCTATGTACGGACAATATTGTGGCAATACG CTTCCACAAGACATTATTTCACTGACGGATTCGTTATTGGTACGCTTTAAAACGGATGACACAGTCACAATGAAGGGCTTCTCCGCCTCCTATGTAGCCGTTGATCCATTCGAAAATAGTGAAGAGGATTTCAATTCGTACAGCGCAGAACGTGCCACTCCTTTCCCGGGATCATTGAAGAGTATTTACGAAGATTCGGATGAATATGGTGACTTCAGCGAGAATCAGTTAATTGCACGCCCCAGGGGTcgatattataataatttctaa